One stretch of Candidatus Methylacidithermus pantelleriae DNA includes these proteins:
- a CDS encoding class I SAM-dependent methyltransferase has protein sequence MEKESHPVEERRFQGVLSEEYELFRKVYPHFDLLQCWVGEAVASYPSRHPGEPIRVLEIGCGTGRTARSLLASRADLVLTSLDNEPAMLEQAEAYLESWTKSGRVMLVLADAWHFLREQPEGSWDVVASVLTLHNMDREYRRNLHREIFRALVPGGLFINADKYVPSEEERFKLLGTVVGWFFDTLVPLGKWELLRQWILHVLADQAPERVMWEKEVVQELEMLGFVGVRVGPRSGMEALLCAVKPPGS, from the coding sequence GTGGAAAAAGAGAGCCATCCCGTTGAGGAGCGGCGTTTTCAAGGGGTGTTGAGTGAGGAGTACGAGCTATTCCGCAAGGTATATCCCCATTTTGATCTTCTCCAGTGTTGGGTCGGAGAAGCTGTTGCAAGCTATCCGAGTCGCCATCCGGGGGAACCCATCCGTGTGCTCGAAATCGGCTGTGGCACGGGTAGAACGGCACGGTCTCTTCTTGCTTCGCGGGCGGATCTGGTCTTGACAAGCCTGGACAACGAACCAGCTATGCTCGAACAAGCCGAAGCCTACCTGGAGTCTTGGACGAAGTCGGGGAGAGTGATGCTAGTGCTTGCGGATGCGTGGCATTTTTTGCGGGAGCAGCCGGAGGGTTCCTGGGACGTGGTGGCGTCGGTTCTCACGCTCCACAATATGGATCGGGAGTATCGCCGTAATCTTCACCGAGAGATCTTTCGCGCATTGGTGCCAGGAGGTCTTTTTATCAACGCTGACAAGTATGTGCCTAGTGAAGAGGAGCGTTTTAAGCTTCTCGGGACGGTAGTGGGGTGGTTTTTCGATACGCTGGTGCCTCTGGGCAAGTGGGAACTTTTGCGCCAGTGGATCTTGCATGTATTGGCCGATCAAGCGCCTGAGCGTGTCATGTGGGAAAAAGAGGTGGTTCAAGAGCTTGAAATGCTCGGATTTGTCGGGGTACGAGTAGGGCCAAGGTCCGGTATGGAAGCCCTTCTTTGTGCGGTGAAACCTCCCGGTTCCTAA
- a CDS encoding nucleotide-binding protein encodes MLTLVHMILGTKGGVGKTTLACHLTDYLKTHQVPFALYDGDEENHSLSRFFSEANAINLRNVRSIDTAVSEAESGRHKVVLVDLRAGSGSEVLEWFEDVPFDELRVEGIGFVGWGCVTTDPDSVTTLLHWADVLKERISYVVVRNEKDGPLGEQLDGSMGAIEFLKRNRPPVLTIPRFHPELMAELNRLNFSMGKVLSLEQKVPGLNDTMMRRRLLRYQGKIFEQFDKIRELIIPA; translated from the coding sequence ATGTTAACTTTGGTCCATATGATCCTAGGCACCAAGGGCGGGGTGGGGAAAACGACGCTTGCGTGTCACCTGACCGATTACTTGAAAACTCACCAGGTACCCTTTGCGCTCTATGACGGAGACGAGGAAAACCACTCGCTTTCCCGCTTCTTTTCCGAAGCCAATGCCATCAACCTGCGGAACGTCCGAAGTATCGACACGGCCGTTTCTGAAGCAGAAAGCGGCCGTCATAAAGTGGTCTTGGTCGATCTTCGGGCCGGGAGCGGCTCGGAAGTCCTGGAGTGGTTTGAAGACGTCCCGTTTGATGAATTACGAGTGGAAGGTATTGGATTTGTTGGGTGGGGGTGTGTCACGACCGATCCCGATTCAGTGACCACCCTTCTGCACTGGGCTGATGTCCTTAAAGAACGGATTAGCTACGTCGTCGTACGCAACGAAAAGGACGGGCCTCTAGGAGAACAGCTGGATGGTTCGATGGGAGCCATTGAATTTCTTAAACGCAATCGCCCCCCGGTACTCACCATACCACGCTTCCATCCCGAGCTGATGGCCGAACTCAATCGCCTCAATTTCTCGATGGGAAAAGTTCTTTCCTTGGAACAAAAAGTCCCCGGACTCAATGACACAATGATGCGGAGGAGACTCCTTCGGTATCAAGGCAAAATCTTCGAACAGTTCGACAAGATTCGAGAACTGATTATTCCTGCCTAA
- a CDS encoding aldehyde dehydrogenase family protein, whose product MTATPKAWFEETYPDLPLEVVSFLQSRHRVLIGGQWVDSVTQKKFPTFDPATGKVLAEVAEASAEDVDEAVKAARSALEKGPWPTMTPSERGRLIWKLADLVEAHADELAVIESLDNGKPRSVARAVDVPLAVDLFRYMAGWATKIEGNTIPISVPYTPGAEYLAYTVREPVGVCGQIIPWNFPLLMAAWKLGPALACGCTVVLKVAEQTPLSALRLGQLIIEAGFPPGVVNILTGFGETAGAALASHPDVDKVAFTGSTEVGRQIVRAAAGNLKKVTLELGGKSPNVVFADAQLEEAIPAAASAVFFNHGQCCCAGTRLYVERKVFDRVVEGVAEEARKIRLGPGWDPQTQMGPLVSEEQLERVCRYIEEGKEGGARPVVGGKKKEGQGYFVEPTVFVNAQPQMSIVQEEIFGPVVVAIPFEDPSEIPPAANQTIYGLAAGIWTRDISKAHRLARELKAGTVWINCYNIFDAALPFGGYKQSGWGREMGHAVLEEYTELKSVCIRL is encoded by the coding sequence ATGACAGCTACCCCGAAAGCATGGTTTGAGGAGACGTATCCCGACTTACCATTGGAAGTGGTTTCCTTCCTTCAATCCCGACACCGGGTTCTGATCGGGGGACAGTGGGTAGACTCCGTTACCCAAAAGAAATTCCCCACGTTCGATCCGGCGACCGGTAAGGTTCTGGCGGAGGTGGCGGAAGCGTCCGCCGAGGACGTAGACGAAGCGGTCAAGGCAGCCCGCAGTGCATTAGAGAAAGGCCCTTGGCCCACCATGACTCCTTCGGAACGGGGCCGGCTCATTTGGAAGTTGGCAGACTTAGTAGAGGCTCATGCGGATGAATTGGCAGTGATCGAGTCGCTCGATAACGGAAAACCCCGCAGCGTGGCACGGGCGGTCGATGTTCCGCTGGCGGTGGACCTCTTCCGGTATATGGCGGGCTGGGCGACGAAGATCGAAGGTAATACGATTCCCATTTCTGTTCCTTACACTCCGGGAGCCGAATATCTAGCGTACACGGTCCGCGAGCCAGTTGGGGTTTGTGGGCAGATTATACCGTGGAATTTTCCGTTGCTTATGGCGGCTTGGAAGCTCGGTCCTGCACTTGCCTGTGGCTGCACGGTGGTTCTCAAAGTGGCCGAACAGACACCTCTTTCTGCCCTCCGGCTTGGCCAACTCATTATCGAAGCCGGTTTTCCTCCAGGTGTCGTGAACATTCTCACGGGCTTTGGGGAAACAGCGGGTGCGGCGCTGGCTTCACATCCAGATGTGGATAAGGTAGCTTTCACGGGATCTACGGAGGTGGGGCGACAGATCGTTCGTGCTGCGGCAGGTAATCTCAAAAAGGTCACACTCGAACTTGGAGGCAAAAGCCCCAATGTTGTTTTTGCAGACGCCCAGCTCGAAGAGGCGATTCCTGCCGCAGCTAGTGCTGTCTTTTTTAACCATGGTCAATGTTGCTGCGCGGGCACGCGGCTGTACGTGGAGCGGAAAGTCTTTGACCGTGTAGTGGAAGGGGTGGCGGAAGAAGCTCGCAAAATTCGCCTGGGTCCCGGCTGGGATCCCCAGACCCAAATGGGCCCCCTAGTTTCCGAAGAGCAGCTCGAGAGAGTTTGCCGCTACATCGAAGAGGGGAAGGAGGGGGGAGCCAGACCGGTGGTGGGAGGAAAAAAGAAAGAGGGGCAAGGGTATTTCGTGGAACCCACAGTCTTTGTGAACGCTCAACCTCAAATGAGCATCGTTCAGGAAGAAATTTTCGGGCCTGTGGTGGTTGCTATCCCCTTTGAGGACCCTTCTGAAATTCCTCCTGCGGCCAACCAAACCATCTATGGACTGGCAGCGGGAATCTGGACGCGAGACATCTCTAAGGCGCATCGTCTCGCGAGAGAACTCAAGGCAGGGACGGTATGGATCAACTGTTACAATATTTTTGATGCCGCTTTGCCTTTTGGAGGCTACAAGCAATCCGGATGGGGAAGAGAAATGGGGCATGCCGTCCTCGAGGAATACACAGAGCTTAAGTCGGTCTGCATCCGGCTTTAG
- the alr gene encoding alanine racemase, translating into MSLPFRSWVEIDGRALRSNVRFLRKLLGKERKLVAVVKSDAYGHGLIPVASELERIGVDGFAVADPQEGKTLREHEIQLPILVLGPCLKEEWEEVIEARLCPVISTFQEAQELAVLAQQRKQLVHVHLAIDTGMGREGLSGEAFFREWEKIRKLSWIRVAGLFSHFASSDSDPEATRHQWETFLMYRKKLGLPLGHIANSAAIGSNPAYGQDWARVGLALYGLSPFPSLQSRLRPVLSWKARISLFRWMPPGSPISYGGSYVVTCGERIATVTVGYGDGYPRALSNRAYVLVKGKRCPIRGRITMDELLIDISHIRSVRRGEVVTLLGKSQGEAILASDLAEMAGTIPYEILTGISLRIPRVYRNFSSLTCEFLPPMNSGASLSGCVLERVSKERGG; encoded by the coding sequence GTGAGTCTACCTTTTCGATCCTGGGTTGAGATTGACGGCCGCGCCCTTCGATCCAATGTCCGGTTCCTTCGCAAGCTCCTTGGGAAAGAAAGGAAACTGGTGGCCGTTGTCAAATCGGATGCCTATGGCCATGGGTTAATCCCGGTAGCAAGCGAACTGGAACGAATAGGAGTCGATGGGTTCGCCGTCGCGGATCCCCAAGAAGGAAAGACCCTGCGCGAGCACGAAATCCAACTCCCCATCCTCGTTTTAGGTCCTTGCCTTAAAGAAGAATGGGAGGAGGTCATTGAGGCAAGGCTTTGCCCGGTCATTTCCACCTTTCAAGAGGCGCAAGAACTAGCCGTCCTCGCCCAACAACGCAAGCAACTGGTACACGTCCACCTTGCGATCGATACGGGCATGGGACGCGAAGGATTAAGCGGAGAGGCTTTTTTCAGAGAATGGGAAAAGATCAGAAAGCTTTCCTGGATCAGAGTCGCTGGGCTTTTTTCTCACTTTGCTTCCTCCGACAGCGATCCGGAAGCCACGCGGCACCAGTGGGAAACGTTTCTTATGTACCGCAAAAAACTAGGTCTCCCTCTGGGGCATATTGCCAACAGTGCAGCCATTGGTTCCAATCCGGCTTACGGGCAGGACTGGGCTCGAGTAGGACTAGCCCTGTATGGCCTTTCCCCCTTTCCTTCCTTGCAATCTCGACTACGGCCGGTGCTTTCCTGGAAAGCCAGGATCAGCCTTTTTCGCTGGATGCCTCCCGGCAGTCCAATAAGTTATGGGGGTAGCTACGTCGTTACTTGTGGGGAGCGGATCGCCACTGTAACTGTCGGATACGGTGACGGGTATCCCCGCGCGCTTTCCAATCGTGCGTACGTTTTGGTCAAAGGAAAGCGCTGCCCGATCCGGGGACGCATCACCATGGATGAGCTCCTCATAGATATTTCCCACATACGCTCCGTACGGCGCGGGGAAGTGGTGACGCTGCTCGGAAAGTCCCAGGGCGAGGCCATTTTAGCAAGCGATCTGGCGGAGATGGCCGGGACAATCCCTTATGAAATTTTGACGGGAATTTCCCTTCGGATCCCGAGGGTTTACCGGAATTTTTCATCCCTCACCTGTGAGTTCCTCCCTCCAATGAATTCGGGGGCTTCTTTAAGCGGATGCGTGTTAGAGCGCGTATCTAAAGAGAGGGGGGGATGA
- the tsaB gene encoding tRNA (adenosine(37)-N6)-threonylcarbamoyltransferase complex dimerization subunit type 1 TsaB, which translates to MMLALDCSFSPVSVALGTQGQIVWYRELPGNHRPTGALFQMLEEAIPTPHGISLILVGLGPGSFSGIRLAIAVAQGLALALGAKALGLYSVWSLGWRWRKKDRIGIFSDARRGELYATFFRQGKLEKGPMVISRRDLALWTQGLDRAISPDRVAPELSWDYPRASDFLELWEELGDDCLCPNLEPVYLRSPVP; encoded by the coding sequence ATGATGCTAGCTTTGGACTGTTCCTTTAGCCCCGTCAGCGTTGCCTTGGGAACGCAAGGACAGATCGTTTGGTATAGGGAACTTCCTGGAAACCACCGGCCGACTGGAGCACTCTTCCAGATGTTAGAGGAGGCAATTCCTACACCCCACGGGATTTCTCTCATTTTGGTAGGGCTCGGGCCAGGTTCCTTTTCGGGAATCCGACTGGCCATTGCAGTTGCCCAAGGACTAGCCTTGGCTTTGGGAGCCAAGGCCTTGGGCCTTTACAGCGTTTGGTCGCTTGGATGGCGATGGCGAAAGAAGGACCGGATTGGAATTTTTTCCGACGCCCGGAGAGGCGAGCTCTATGCCACTTTCTTTCGGCAGGGCAAGCTGGAGAAAGGCCCGATGGTGATTTCCAGGCGCGATCTTGCCCTCTGGACCCAGGGGCTAGATAGGGCAATTAGTCCTGATCGAGTTGCCCCTGAACTTTCCTGGGATTACCCTCGGGCCAGTGATTTTCTTGAGTTATGGGAGGAGCTAGGGGACGATTGCCTGTGTCCTAACTTGGAACCTGTCTATTTGAGAAGCCCCGTTCCGTGA
- the tsaE gene encoding tRNA (adenosine(37)-N6)-threonylcarbamoyltransferase complex ATPase subunit type 1 TsaE, which produces MGLIILHSPDQMEALGQELGQKACCGEVFAISGPLGAGKTTLIRGLARGLGFAGDVTSPTFTWIHEYVGGRLPLAHIDLFRLENEEDIYKLGLLDYLPWEGITAVEWPEKIQAFLPPGTQHWEIAIVGEGVRSVRRRQA; this is translated from the coding sequence ATGGGTTTGATCATTTTGCATAGCCCAGACCAGATGGAGGCTCTGGGTCAAGAGCTAGGACAAAAGGCTTGCTGCGGAGAAGTTTTTGCCATTTCCGGGCCCCTAGGCGCCGGCAAGACCACTCTCATCCGAGGCCTGGCACGAGGGTTAGGGTTTGCGGGAGATGTGACCAGTCCTACTTTTACCTGGATTCATGAGTACGTCGGAGGCCGCCTCCCCTTGGCCCATATCGATCTATTCCGCCTAGAGAATGAGGAGGACATCTACAAGCTGGGGTTGCTGGACTATCTTCCTTGGGAAGGAATTACGGCCGTCGAATGGCCGGAAAAAATCCAGGCTTTTCTCCCTCCAGGAACCCAGCACTGGGAAATCGCCATCGTAGGGGAGGGAGTCCGCTCGGTAAGGAGACGCCAAGCATGA
- a CDS encoding thiamine-phosphate kinase, with the protein MSRPRYPDGPSHNWTLEEQYARCRLHEIGEKRLIQILTRHWKQDRGVLRALEEDCAVFRGLPDQGFWLLKIESVVEGVHFTKGTPFFLVGRKALARALSDLAAMGAIPRYAMVALAASPRLSLFALQRLYEGMERLAKAYRLFFVGGETVRSDALLITVSLLGHTPGYRPVLRCGARPGDSLFVTGELGGSFPTKHLVFEPRLREGQWLAQNRLARAMIDLSDGLASDLSQLARASGVSFELDFSKIPRRPGISLSQALQDGEDYELLFAVAPAKVSQLQKQWPFRTKLTCIGLCHPADPKASQTLDAFHGFDHFA; encoded by the coding sequence ATGAGTCGGCCTCGTTATCCCGATGGTCCCAGTCACAACTGGACACTTGAGGAGCAATACGCCCGGTGCCGGTTGCACGAAATAGGGGAAAAGAGGCTTATCCAAATCCTCACCCGGCACTGGAAACAAGATCGGGGTGTGCTTCGCGCTCTGGAAGAGGACTGCGCGGTTTTTCGTGGTTTACCCGATCAGGGGTTCTGGCTTCTCAAAATAGAAAGTGTGGTCGAGGGAGTCCACTTTACCAAAGGAACCCCCTTTTTTCTTGTGGGGAGAAAAGCCCTGGCTCGCGCTCTTAGCGATCTTGCCGCCATGGGCGCGATTCCAAGGTATGCGATGGTGGCACTAGCCGCCAGTCCCCGTCTTTCTCTCTTTGCGCTTCAACGATTGTACGAGGGTATGGAGCGGCTAGCCAAGGCCTACCGCCTTTTTTTTGTCGGAGGCGAAACCGTACGGTCGGACGCCCTTCTTATTACTGTGTCCCTGTTGGGGCATACACCGGGATATCGCCCGGTGTTGCGCTGCGGAGCCCGGCCGGGAGACTCGTTATTTGTCACCGGAGAGCTGGGTGGAAGTTTTCCAACCAAACACCTTGTTTTTGAGCCCCGTCTTCGAGAAGGCCAGTGGCTCGCCCAAAATCGGTTAGCAAGAGCAATGATTGACCTAAGTGATGGTCTCGCATCGGACTTATCCCAGCTAGCCCGTGCCTCCGGCGTCTCTTTTGAACTGGATTTTTCTAAGATTCCCAGGCGCCCTGGGATTTCCCTTTCCCAAGCTCTCCAGGATGGGGAAGACTATGAGCTTCTTTTTGCGGTTGCACCAGCAAAGGTCTCACAACTCCAGAAACAATGGCCCTTCCGGACCAAGCTTACTTGTATCGGTTTGTGCCATCCGGCCGATCCAAAAGCATCTCAGACTCTGGACGCTTTTCATGGGTTTGATCATTTTGCATAG
- a CDS encoding CPBP family intramembrane glutamic endopeptidase codes for MNHFPATYFSFPPLAVWFFLIVHLAALVSLVGALRRWSLEGSLQPRLGNVVEFSWTDALAIGVLLLGGVFSAGGFFLALAPIPLILVLVRFRGLPIRSYLGLDRYRWIHIFGLGLWICLAAYLPLQALAAGCSALAQALGLPVEPQPAVVWFLKARGTPGFWFLLVAVLGIAPFGEELLFRGFLYPLLKRRFSYPQAVVWSAAVFALFHAHWLTFLPLFGLGIVLALAYEFSGALLLSIAIHFWFNGLTTGLLLLAPPL; via the coding sequence ATGAATCACTTCCCTGCGACTTACTTCTCTTTCCCCCCTCTCGCGGTCTGGTTTTTCCTAATCGTTCACCTGGCGGCACTGGTCTCTCTTGTCGGTGCCCTGCGGCGATGGAGTCTCGAAGGAAGCTTGCAACCGCGGTTAGGCAACGTAGTTGAATTTTCCTGGACCGATGCCCTTGCCATTGGTGTCCTGCTTTTGGGGGGCGTTTTTTCGGCGGGTGGTTTCTTTTTGGCACTTGCACCGATTCCTTTAATCTTGGTCCTTGTTCGCTTTCGCGGCCTTCCGATTCGCTCCTATCTAGGGCTGGACCGGTACCGATGGATTCATATTTTCGGGCTTGGCCTTTGGATCTGTTTGGCCGCCTACCTGCCGCTCCAAGCCCTTGCGGCCGGATGCAGCGCCCTCGCTCAAGCGCTCGGGCTGCCCGTCGAACCCCAGCCTGCCGTTGTATGGTTTCTCAAGGCCCGGGGAACCCCAGGTTTTTGGTTTTTACTGGTGGCCGTTTTGGGAATTGCCCCGTTCGGAGAAGAGCTTTTATTCCGAGGTTTCCTTTATCCTCTTCTCAAACGCCGTTTCAGCTATCCCCAAGCGGTGGTGTGGAGCGCTGCCGTTTTTGCCCTCTTCCACGCCCATTGGCTTACATTTCTTCCTCTCTTTGGCCTTGGAATCGTTTTGGCCTTGGCCTACGAGTTTTCAGGAGCGCTTTTGCTTTCGATCGCCATCCATTTCTGGTTTAACGGGTTGACCACAGGCCTTTTGCTTCTTGCCCCTCCATTGTAG
- the sppA gene encoding signal peptide peptidase SppA, translated as MGEAPPKSRPSWLWLAILIVSLFLNVVLLAILTGKNKLGERYSPRMEEEVLADGVGDRSTKIAVVDLRGLISTEVPGVFGDSMVEDIALELKQAVSDPKVRGIVLRVDSPGGEVGASDTLYHEIAKTRNRKPVVVYMESIAASGGYYASLGASYIMAGDLSITGSIGVIIQTFNFHHLLDKIGVKLLTFKSGKLKDLLNPGRDVTPEEEAYVQGLVNESYQRFVELVARERKLKVDELKDRLADGRIFSGKQALEAKLVDGLGYFEDAVRKCRELAGAPAARLIRYVPGFSVGRLLRLFSSQSPKVEITVGPKALPLESGRLYYLTPLAVWQ; from the coding sequence ATGGGAGAAGCACCTCCAAAGAGTCGACCCAGCTGGCTTTGGCTCGCCATTTTGATTGTAAGCCTTTTTCTCAACGTGGTGCTCCTAGCCATCCTGACTGGGAAAAATAAGCTTGGAGAGCGCTACTCTCCCAGAATGGAAGAAGAAGTTCTGGCCGACGGAGTAGGCGATCGCTCCACAAAGATCGCCGTGGTGGATCTGCGGGGTCTGATCAGCACCGAAGTCCCAGGAGTTTTTGGAGACTCCATGGTCGAAGACATTGCCCTTGAACTCAAGCAAGCCGTGTCCGATCCCAAAGTCCGAGGTATTGTCCTGCGGGTAGATTCACCAGGAGGGGAAGTAGGGGCTAGTGACACCCTTTACCACGAGATCGCGAAGACACGAAACCGGAAGCCGGTCGTCGTTTACATGGAATCCATCGCAGCCTCGGGCGGTTACTACGCCTCGCTCGGAGCTAGCTACATAATGGCGGGAGACCTCTCGATAACGGGAAGTATTGGGGTCATCATTCAAACGTTTAACTTCCATCATTTGCTGGATAAAATCGGTGTTAAACTTTTAACTTTTAAGAGCGGAAAGCTTAAGGATCTTTTAAATCCTGGTCGTGACGTTACTCCCGAAGAGGAAGCCTACGTACAGGGGCTCGTCAACGAGAGTTACCAGCGTTTCGTGGAACTTGTAGCCCGAGAGAGAAAACTTAAGGTTGACGAACTAAAGGATCGGCTGGCTGACGGCAGGATTTTTTCAGGAAAGCAGGCGCTTGAAGCCAAACTTGTGGACGGCCTTGGATATTTTGAGGATGCGGTTCGGAAATGTCGCGAGCTTGCAGGAGCCCCCGCTGCTAGGCTGATTCGCTACGTCCCAGGGTTTTCGGTCGGACGCTTGCTCCGGCTTTTTTCTTCGCAGTCCCCAAAGGTGGAAATAACCGTAGGGCCAAAGGCCCTGCCCCTGGAAAGTGGTCGACTCTACTACCTCACTCCTCTGGCTGTGTGGCAATAG
- a CDS encoding HU family DNA-binding protein, with product MGHVTRRDLIARVSDETGFSHQEVGQVLQKLLDCLKESLGKGETVELRRFGIFQVQMRKARKGRNPKQPETDIIIPPRPVVKFKPGKEVRELLAKLGDRLTQEG from the coding sequence ATGGGGCACGTAACGCGCCGTGACTTGATCGCTCGGGTAAGTGACGAAACAGGGTTTTCCCACCAGGAGGTCGGGCAGGTGCTTCAGAAGCTTTTGGACTGTTTGAAAGAAAGCCTGGGCAAGGGGGAGACAGTTGAATTGCGGAGGTTTGGGATCTTCCAAGTACAGATGCGAAAAGCGCGAAAGGGAAGGAATCCCAAACAACCCGAGACCGACATTATTATTCCTCCAAGACCGGTAGTAAAGTTCAAGCCCGGGAAAGAAGTCCGGGAGCTTCTGGCAAAGCTAGGAGATCGGCTGACCCAGGAGGGATAA
- a CDS encoding histidine--tRNA ligase has translation MWEMQALPGFRDFYPEDLCFRNRILEAWRRVARRYGFVEYDGPPLEPLEIYAKKSGGELLDQLYRFVDRGGREVALRAEMTPTLARMIARGHKQYKKPIKWFSIPQLFRYERMQRGRLREHFQFNCDIIGEPSLEAECELIALAIDTLRELGLQEEDFVVRVSDRLFWADLLGKLGVDPEEWTHVLQVIDKSEREPYEVTVQRLGKWAQPILSVLEEKPRWPRLQELLDRLAWRGMTRFVEIDLRVVRGLAYYTGIVFEIFDRQRRLRAIAGGGRYDDLVPKFGGEPLPAAGFGMGDVVLGELLREKLPGRERCWTLDAYLVLVNEDLRPAAAALLQSLREAGLGADYPLSVTSVRKQLELAEERGCRYALFLDERWCKGLVGFKKLKATEEGAIPVDKIVPFLRERC, from the coding sequence ATGTGGGAGATGCAAGCTTTGCCGGGGTTTCGAGACTTCTATCCGGAGGATCTTTGCTTTCGGAACCGCATTCTTGAGGCGTGGCGAAGGGTAGCGCGGCGGTACGGATTTGTCGAGTATGATGGTCCTCCGCTGGAACCGTTGGAGATTTATGCCAAGAAAAGCGGCGGGGAGCTTTTGGATCAATTATATCGCTTTGTGGATCGTGGGGGGCGGGAAGTCGCACTGAGGGCAGAAATGACGCCGACTTTGGCGCGAATGATTGCACGGGGTCACAAACAATATAAAAAGCCGATCAAATGGTTTTCCATTCCACAACTTTTTCGTTACGAGCGAATGCAAAGGGGGCGACTCAGAGAACACTTTCAGTTCAATTGTGACATCATTGGAGAGCCGAGTCTAGAGGCGGAGTGTGAATTGATAGCCTTGGCCATCGATACACTCCGGGAATTGGGATTGCAAGAAGAAGATTTTGTCGTTCGAGTGAGTGACCGGCTTTTTTGGGCGGATCTTTTGGGAAAGCTTGGAGTCGATCCCGAGGAATGGACTCATGTTTTGCAGGTGATAGATAAAAGCGAACGAGAACCTTACGAAGTTACCGTGCAGCGTTTGGGAAAATGGGCCCAGCCGATCCTCTCGGTGTTGGAAGAAAAACCGCGCTGGCCTCGTCTCCAGGAGCTTCTCGATCGGCTGGCTTGGCGAGGAATGACGCGATTTGTTGAGATCGATTTGCGGGTCGTCCGGGGACTGGCCTATTACACTGGGATCGTATTTGAAATTTTCGACCGGCAGCGACGATTGCGGGCCATTGCCGGAGGAGGAAGGTATGACGATCTTGTGCCCAAGTTTGGAGGCGAGCCTTTGCCGGCGGCGGGATTCGGGATGGGGGATGTTGTTTTGGGGGAACTTTTAAGGGAAAAACTTCCCGGGCGGGAGCGCTGCTGGACGCTGGATGCTTATCTAGTGCTGGTGAACGAGGATCTGCGCCCGGCTGCAGCCGCTCTTTTACAAAGCTTGCGAGAGGCGGGTCTTGGAGCCGATTATCCCCTTTCTGTGACGAGCGTTCGGAAACAGCTTGAGCTGGCCGAGGAACGTGGGTGCCGGTATGCTCTTTTTTTAGATGAGCGTTGGTGCAAAGGCCTGGTCGGTTTTAAAAAGCTTAAGGCTACGGAGGAAGGAGCGATCCCAGTGGACAAGATCGTCCCGTTCCTGCGCGAGCGCTGCTAG